One Amycolatopsis thermophila DNA segment encodes these proteins:
- a CDS encoding GNAT family N-acetyltransferase has translation MPVQPEVIPAGCLTLRPFTSDDVPWVHEVSLDPAMQRFVTLPSPYRAEDARFFVEEVALAGWASGRRLEFVAEDSAAGTRLGRVGLGLKPGGRAEIGYWVDPRARGRGVAADATRAVCRWAFTRLDLEIIEWRCEVGNHASRRVAEKAGFLMEGTLRKRLFHRGTVVDAWVGSLLRDEAR, from the coding sequence GTGCCCGTGCAGCCCGAGGTGATCCCGGCCGGCTGCCTGACGCTCCGGCCGTTCACGTCCGACGATGTCCCGTGGGTCCACGAGGTGTCGCTGGATCCCGCGATGCAGCGGTTCGTCACGCTGCCGTCACCGTACCGGGCCGAGGACGCGAGGTTCTTCGTCGAGGAGGTGGCCCTCGCGGGGTGGGCGAGTGGGCGCCGACTGGAGTTCGTCGCCGAGGACTCCGCCGCGGGAACCCGTCTCGGCCGGGTGGGCCTGGGGCTGAAGCCGGGCGGGCGCGCCGAGATCGGCTACTGGGTCGATCCGCGAGCGCGGGGCCGCGGTGTCGCCGCCGACGCCACGCGTGCCGTGTGCCGCTGGGCGTTCACGAGGCTGGATCTGGAGATCATCGAGTGGCGGTGCGAGGTGGGGAACCACGCCTCCCGGCGCGTCGCGGAGAAGGCCGGCTTCCTGATGGAGGGGACGCTGCGCAAGCGCCTGTTCCACCGGGGGACGGTGGTCGATGCCTGGGTCGGTTCGCTGCTCAGGGACGAAGCCCGGTGA
- a CDS encoding TetR/AcrR family transcriptional regulator — translation MAGALRERDYHEVTIADVVNHARTSKRTFYEQFASKQECFVALLRETNARMVRDIAAAVTREAPWQVQARQAVEALIASMESDPALCLSWLRAAPSLGEAGRALSRETMDSFVALMRTLADTPELKAAGVTPPSREVAITLFGGLRELIAITLEEGGDLSGIAGVATEVVMLVLGPRPR, via the coding sequence ATGGCCGGGGCCCTGCGCGAGCGGGACTACCACGAGGTGACGATCGCCGATGTCGTCAACCACGCGCGCACCTCGAAGCGCACGTTCTACGAGCAGTTCGCCAGCAAGCAGGAGTGCTTCGTGGCGCTGCTGCGCGAAACGAACGCGCGCATGGTGCGGGACATCGCGGCCGCCGTGACGCGCGAGGCGCCGTGGCAGGTGCAGGCGCGGCAGGCGGTCGAGGCCCTGATCGCGTCGATGGAGAGCGACCCGGCACTGTGCCTGAGCTGGTTGCGGGCGGCCCCCTCGCTGGGCGAGGCCGGGCGTGCCCTGTCGCGCGAGACGATGGACTCCTTCGTCGCGTTGATGCGCACCCTGGCCGACACGCCCGAGCTGAAGGCCGCTGGAGTGACGCCACCCTCGCGCGAAGTGGCGATCACCCTGTTCGGCGGCCTGCGCGAGCTGATCGCGATCACGCTCGAGGAGGGCGGCGACCTGTCCGGGATCGCCGGGGTCGCGACCGAGGTCGTGATGCTGGTGCTCGGACCCCGGCCGCGCTGA
- a CDS encoding cytochrome P450, whose protein sequence is MLVQDGVKPIVRWGIGHALPRTALRAAARRGDLQARLVAQAAVSPTAALTGLFDEIRAHGPLYKGSFAYVTTSHAAVREVLTSNDFRAGVGAAADGVLARLSEWSATDVLHPIAPPSLLATEPPDHTRYRKLVTRVFTVRAVENLRERTEQIARDLLDRLDPSRPVDLVATYCALLPVTVIAEILGVPPEQRQRVLELGTAAAPSLDLGLPWRRFREVESALAAFDAWLARHLDHLRAHPGDNLLSQLVAAREDGVGLTDLELRATAGLVLAAGFETTVNLLGNGITLLHDHPDQLAALREDPSLWPNAVDEILRVDPPVLLTGRTCLRDTEVGGVRVREGAVVTTILAGANRDPAVFAEPSRFDVRRANAREHISFSAGRHYCLGAALARMEGEVGLRTLFERHPELRLLPGATRRDTRILRGFEHLPARLR, encoded by the coding sequence GTGCTCGTCCAGGACGGCGTGAAACCCATCGTGCGGTGGGGCATCGGGCACGCGCTGCCGCGCACCGCGCTGCGCGCCGCCGCCCGCCGCGGTGACCTGCAGGCCCGGCTGGTGGCCCAGGCCGCGGTCTCCCCCACCGCCGCGCTGACCGGGCTGTTCGACGAGATCCGCGCCCACGGCCCGCTGTACAAGGGCTCCTTCGCCTACGTGACGACCAGCCACGCGGCGGTGCGGGAAGTGCTCACCAGCAACGACTTCCGGGCGGGGGTGGGCGCGGCCGCCGACGGCGTGCTGGCGCGGCTGTCCGAGTGGTCGGCCACCGACGTGCTGCACCCGATCGCGCCGCCGTCGCTGCTGGCGACCGAGCCGCCGGACCACACGCGGTACCGCAAGCTCGTCACGCGCGTGTTCACCGTGCGTGCGGTGGAGAACCTGCGCGAGCGCACCGAGCAGATCGCGCGGGACCTCCTCGACCGGCTCGACCCGTCCCGCCCGGTCGACCTCGTCGCGACCTACTGCGCGCTGCTGCCGGTCACCGTGATCGCCGAGATCCTCGGCGTGCCACCGGAACAGCGGCAGCGCGTGCTGGAGCTGGGCACGGCGGCCGCGCCGAGCCTCGACCTGGGCCTGCCGTGGCGGCGGTTCCGGGAGGTCGAGTCGGCGCTGGCCGCGTTCGACGCGTGGCTCGCCCGGCACCTGGACCACCTGCGCGCCCACCCCGGCGACAACCTGCTCAGCCAGCTGGTCGCGGCCCGCGAGGACGGTGTCGGGCTCACCGACCTGGAGTTGCGGGCGACCGCCGGGCTGGTGCTGGCCGCCGGGTTCGAGACGACGGTGAACCTGCTCGGCAACGGGATCACCCTGCTGCACGACCACCCGGACCAGCTCGCCGCGCTGCGCGAGGACCCGTCACTGTGGCCCAACGCCGTCGACGAGATCCTCCGCGTCGACCCGCCGGTGCTGCTGACCGGGCGGACCTGCCTGCGCGACACCGAGGTGGGCGGGGTCCGGGTGCGCGAGGGCGCGGTGGTGACCACGATCCTGGCCGGCGCCAACCGGGACCCCGCGGTGTTCGCCGAGCCCTCACGGTTCGACGTGCGGCGCGCGAACGCCCGCGAGCACATCTCGTTCTCGGCCGGGCGGCACTACTGCCTGGGCGCCGCACTGGCACGCATGGAGGGCGAGGTGGGGCTGCGGACGCTGTTCGAGCGCCACCCGGAGCTGCGCCTGCTCCCCGGCGCGACGCGCCGCGACACCCGCATCCTGCGTGGCTTCGAACACCTGCCGGCCCGGTTGCGCTGA
- a CDS encoding carboxylesterase/lipase family protein produces MTHDPVVRFGPYSARGRTEDGVAVFRGVPYAAGPVGRNRFGAPEPALWTGEFDAREPGPTAPQGGTARPGVPDLTPILGPGWVRGADYLNLDVWTPDPGAGGLPVMVFLHGGAFVGGAGSAPGYDGTRFAEDGIVLVTVNYRLGVPGFLSLPGAPDNRGLRDQIAALRWVQEHIAAFGGDPGNVTVFGESAGALSVGALLAAAPAGLFRRAISQSGGASHALTPAQAEVVTTAVARHLGVPATVDGFAGIADDRFVDVLGRLAAEPVDLSVAGQRDPLMGLSKLGPVLDGDLLAEQPVDAVRAGAADEIDLLVGSNSDEMNLYLVALPAPPVTGPALRAAVSALHPDPDGLIGAYRTARGLDDPGELYSAIGTDYLFAVPTARLADAHATHSAGTWRYEFTWRSPAFGGRLGACHGLELPFVFDLLGRVDFGVLGVSADEPTRELARKVHAAWVAFARDGDPGWPRYAPGAPVVQRIGPEWTDTTGADGPERELWRDVR; encoded by the coding sequence GTGACCCACGACCCGGTCGTCCGATTCGGACCCTACTCGGCCCGGGGCCGCACCGAGGACGGCGTCGCGGTGTTCCGGGGCGTCCCCTACGCGGCGGGCCCGGTCGGCCGGAACCGCTTCGGTGCACCGGAACCGGCGCTGTGGACGGGCGAGTTCGACGCCCGCGAACCCGGCCCGACCGCACCGCAGGGCGGCACCGCCCGGCCCGGCGTGCCCGACCTGACCCCGATCCTCGGCCCGGGATGGGTGCGCGGCGCCGACTACCTGAACCTCGACGTCTGGACACCCGACCCCGGCGCCGGCGGGCTTCCGGTCATGGTGTTCCTCCACGGCGGCGCGTTCGTCGGCGGCGCGGGCAGCGCGCCGGGCTACGACGGGACCCGCTTCGCCGAGGACGGGATCGTGCTGGTGACCGTCAACTACCGTCTCGGGGTGCCCGGGTTCCTGAGCCTGCCCGGAGCCCCGGACAACCGCGGGCTGCGCGACCAGATCGCGGCCCTGCGGTGGGTCCAGGAGCACATCGCGGCCTTCGGCGGCGATCCCGGCAACGTCACCGTCTTCGGCGAGTCCGCCGGTGCGCTCAGCGTCGGCGCACTGCTCGCCGCGGCGCCGGCGGGACTGTTCCGGCGCGCGATCAGCCAGAGCGGCGGCGCCTCCCACGCGCTGACCCCCGCCCAGGCCGAGGTCGTCACCACGGCGGTCGCCCGGCACCTGGGCGTCCCGGCCACCGTGGACGGCTTCGCCGGCATCGCCGACGACCGGTTCGTCGACGTGCTGGGGCGGCTCGCCGCCGAACCGGTGGACCTGTCCGTGGCGGGGCAGCGGGATCCGTTGATGGGCCTGAGCAAACTCGGCCCGGTGCTCGACGGCGACCTGCTCGCCGAACAGCCCGTCGACGCCGTGCGGGCCGGCGCGGCGGACGAGATCGACCTGCTCGTGGGCAGCAACAGCGACGAGATGAACCTCTACCTCGTCGCCCTGCCCGCGCCACCGGTCACCGGACCCGCGCTGCGCGCCGCGGTCTCGGCGCTGCACCCGGATCCGGACGGGCTCATCGGCGCCTACCGCACCGCACGCGGTCTGGACGACCCCGGCGAGCTGTACTCGGCGATCGGCACCGACTACCTGTTCGCCGTCCCCACCGCCCGTCTGGCCGACGCGCACGCCACGCACTCCGCGGGCACCTGGCGCTACGAGTTCACCTGGCGCTCCCCCGCCTTCGGCGGACGGCTCGGCGCCTGCCACGGGCTCGAGCTGCCGTTCGTGTTCGACCTGCTCGGCCGGGTCGACTTCGGGGTGCTCGGCGTCTCCGCCGACGAGCCCACCCGGGAGCTGGCGCGGAAGGTGCACGCCGCGTGGGTCGCCTTCGCCCGCGACGGCGACCCGGGCTGGCCCCGGTACGCGCCGGGCGCGCCGGTGGTGCAGCGGATTGGTCCGGAGTGGACGGACACCACCGGTGCCGACGGCCCGGAACGGGAGCTCTGGCGGGACGTGCGCTGA
- a CDS encoding peptidase E — translation MPADVPTILATSGGIRASARLDWEVGALTRHAVELAGVTGRAPRVCFLGTACGDDHRLTATFYDNAWREGWAGSHLAVLPMPNVPDPREHLLSQDVIWVWGGSVAGLLALWRLHGLDTVMREAWQAGVVLTGVSAGSICWHAGGTTDSFGPELRPVTDGLGLLPWSNGVHYDSEPARRPLFQSLIADGTLPPGYATDDGAGLLYRGTEMAEALAERDRAGAYHVRRGPDGTAVEERLEVRRLR, via the coding sequence GTGCCCGCAGACGTTCCCACGATCCTCGCGACCTCCGGCGGTATCCGTGCCTCGGCACGGCTGGACTGGGAGGTCGGCGCCCTGACCCGGCACGCCGTCGAGCTCGCCGGGGTCACCGGGCGGGCGCCGCGCGTGTGCTTCCTCGGCACCGCGTGCGGCGACGACCACCGCCTGACCGCCACGTTCTACGACAACGCGTGGCGGGAGGGCTGGGCCGGCAGCCACCTCGCGGTGCTGCCCATGCCGAACGTGCCCGACCCGCGCGAGCACTTGTTGTCCCAGGACGTGATCTGGGTGTGGGGCGGCAGCGTCGCCGGGCTGCTGGCCCTGTGGCGCCTGCACGGCCTGGACACCGTGATGCGCGAGGCGTGGCAGGCGGGCGTGGTGCTCACCGGCGTGTCGGCGGGGTCGATCTGCTGGCACGCGGGCGGCACCACCGACTCCTTCGGCCCCGAGCTGCGGCCGGTCACCGATGGTCTGGGCCTGCTCCCGTGGTCCAACGGGGTGCACTACGACAGCGAACCCGCGCGACGGCCGCTGTTCCAGTCGCTGATCGCGGACGGCACGCTGCCGCCGGGGTACGCCACCGACGACGGCGCGGGTCTGCTCTACCGCGGCACCGAGATGGCCGAGGCGCTCGCCGAGCGCGACCGGGCCGGCGCTTACCACGTGCGCCGCGGCCCGGACGGAACCGCGGTCGAGGAGCGGCTCGAGGTCCGCCGTCTTCGCTGA
- a CDS encoding GntR family transcriptional regulator has protein sequence MRTTYDRVRELIVGGAFPPGQRLTEVGLSQRLDVSRTPVREALRQLESDGLVESGQRGVTVVRLGRAALREAYLVRASLEALTADLCAQRQQAGEIAPAALTRLERHADDADRATRAGDLPAGVRHNREFHRHIAVLAGNELALGFLDRVWDRIVVSTRDSLTATGRTGQVDDEHRRLLAAIRAGDGTTAADLARAHVRHTLSTLHEGE, from the coding sequence GTGAGGACGACGTACGACCGGGTGCGCGAGCTGATCGTCGGCGGCGCCTTCCCGCCCGGACAGCGGCTCACCGAGGTCGGCCTGTCCCAGCGGCTCGACGTGAGCCGCACGCCGGTGCGGGAAGCACTGCGGCAGCTGGAAAGCGACGGGCTCGTCGAAAGCGGGCAGCGCGGGGTCACCGTGGTGCGGCTGGGCCGCGCCGCCCTGCGCGAGGCCTACCTCGTGCGCGCCTCGCTGGAAGCGCTCACCGCCGACCTCTGCGCGCAACGCCAGCAGGCCGGTGAGATCGCCCCGGCCGCGCTCACCCGGCTGGAACGGCACGCCGACGACGCCGACCGGGCCACCCGCGCCGGCGACCTGCCCGCCGGCGTGCGGCACAACCGCGAGTTCCACCGGCACATCGCGGTCCTCGCCGGCAACGAGCTGGCGCTGGGCTTCCTCGACCGGGTGTGGGACCGGATCGTGGTGTCCACCCGGGATTCGCTGACCGCCACCGGCCGCACCGGGCAGGTCGACGACGAGCACCGCCGCCTCCTCGCCGCCATCCGCGCCGGCGACGGCACCACGGCCGCGGACCTGGCCCGCGCCCACGTCCGGCACACCCTGTCCACCCTGCACGAAGGAGAATGA
- a CDS encoding OsmC family protein translates to MGKEHGYRVTVAWSGTTGDGYRGYDRAHDVTAEGKPPIAATADPAFLGDPARWNPEELLLASLSQCHLLTYLALCARHGITVTAYRDNATGRMAETPGGGGHFTEATLNPEVTVSEEGMAGRAADLHHQAHELCFIANSVNFPVHHQPTIHIG, encoded by the coding sequence ATGGGCAAGGAACACGGCTACCGGGTGACCGTCGCCTGGAGCGGCACCACCGGCGACGGCTACCGCGGCTACGACCGCGCCCACGACGTCACCGCCGAGGGCAAGCCGCCGATCGCGGCGACCGCGGACCCGGCCTTCCTCGGCGACCCGGCGCGGTGGAACCCGGAAGAGCTGCTGCTCGCCTCGCTGTCCCAATGCCACCTGCTGACCTACCTGGCGCTGTGCGCGCGCCACGGCATCACCGTGACCGCCTACCGCGACAACGCCACCGGCCGCATGGCCGAAACCCCGGGCGGCGGCGGCCACTTCACCGAGGCGACGCTCAACCCCGAGGTCACCGTGTCCGAGGAGGGCATGGCCGGGCGGGCCGCCGACCTGCACCACCAGGCCCACGAACTGTGCTTCATCGCGAACTCGGTGAACTTCCCCGTCCACCACCAGCCCACCATCCACATCGGATAG
- a CDS encoding alpha/beta fold hydrolase — MIVILVPGFWLGASSWRDVEPVLTAAGHTVRALTLPGLESASADRTGIGVREHIAAVVAAVDAEREPVALVGHSGGGPIAYAAVDARPDRVARIVFVDAGPLVSGASVNDALPAVGGDAPLPDWSFFEEADLTGLTAELRERMRAEAVPEPAAVTREPIELSDERRRAVPATVICSAMPAAQVRDLIAAGHPYVRELAAMRDVDLVDLPTGHWPQFTRPADLGAAIVAALRS, encoded by the coding sequence GTGATCGTGATCCTGGTGCCCGGGTTCTGGCTCGGCGCGTCCTCGTGGCGCGACGTCGAGCCGGTGCTGACCGCGGCCGGCCACACCGTGCGTGCCCTGACCCTGCCCGGCCTCGAGTCCGCCAGCGCGGACCGGACCGGCATCGGCGTGCGCGAGCACATCGCCGCCGTGGTGGCGGCCGTCGACGCCGAGCGCGAGCCCGTGGCGCTCGTCGGGCATTCCGGCGGCGGGCCGATCGCCTACGCCGCCGTCGACGCGCGGCCGGACCGGGTGGCGCGGATCGTGTTCGTCGACGCCGGCCCCCTGGTCAGCGGCGCGTCGGTCAACGACGCGTTGCCCGCGGTGGGCGGTGACGCGCCGTTGCCGGACTGGTCGTTCTTCGAGGAGGCGGACCTGACCGGCCTGACCGCCGAGCTGCGGGAGCGGATGCGCGCCGAGGCGGTGCCGGAGCCCGCCGCGGTGACGCGCGAGCCGATCGAGCTGTCCGACGAGCGACGGCGCGCGGTGCCGGCCACCGTGATCTGCTCGGCCATGCCGGCCGCGCAGGTCCGCGACCTGATCGCCGCCGGTCACCCGTACGTGCGGGAACTGGCCGCGATGCGCGACGTCGACCTGGTCGACCTGCCCACCGGGCACTGGCCCCAGTTCACCCGGCCCGCGGACCTGGGCGCCGCGATCGTGGCGGCGCTGCGTTCCTGA
- a CDS encoding GntR family transcriptional regulator yields the protein MRERGRSNRRVVHETLRRQVLTLQLRPGAALSENELAAALGVSRTPVRESLILLAEEGLVQVLPQVGSFVSRVDIQRVADAQFLREAVELAALEDLPPELDAGVVRELEANLARQREPEIDLEEFFALDEEFHRGLLTLSGHGNAWPTVVSAKGHLDRARRLGLSEANSPAVFAGQHVAILRAVTGGDVALARSTMRAHLREVFADIERIREGKPELFASDSAAPNCPGAPDG from the coding sequence GTGCGCGAACGAGGGCGGAGCAACCGACGGGTCGTCCACGAGACCCTGCGGCGGCAGGTGCTGACGCTTCAGCTGAGGCCGGGCGCGGCGTTGTCGGAGAACGAGCTGGCCGCGGCGCTGGGCGTGAGCCGCACTCCGGTGCGGGAGAGCCTGATCCTGCTCGCCGAGGAGGGCCTGGTGCAGGTGCTCCCGCAGGTGGGCTCGTTCGTGTCGCGGGTGGACATCCAGCGGGTGGCCGACGCGCAGTTCCTGCGGGAGGCGGTCGAGCTCGCGGCACTGGAGGACCTGCCGCCGGAGCTGGACGCGGGCGTGGTGCGCGAGCTGGAGGCGAACCTGGCACGGCAGCGGGAGCCGGAGATCGACCTGGAGGAGTTCTTCGCGCTCGACGAGGAGTTCCACCGCGGGCTGCTGACGCTCAGCGGGCACGGAAACGCCTGGCCCACGGTCGTCTCGGCGAAGGGGCACCTCGACCGGGCCCGGCGGCTGGGTCTGTCCGAAGCGAACTCGCCCGCGGTGTTCGCGGGGCAACACGTGGCGATCCTGCGGGCGGTGACCGGGGGCGACGTGGCGCTGGCGCGCTCGACGATGCGGGCCCACCTGCGCGAGGTGTTCGCCGACATCGAGCGGATTCGCGAGGGGAAGCCGGAGTTGTTCGCGTCCGACAGCGCGGCGCCGAACTGCCCGGGCGCGCCCGACGGCTAG
- a CDS encoding ROK family transcriptional regulator: MGAQAMRRHNVALVMELVARDAPVSRVELARRTGLTKATVSSLVAELTAAELVRDLGPEPGHAPGRPAGRLVLDPYGPVALGLQFAAGHIAGVILDLSGRPVARQLRRFDVAGAAPGDGVRAARPVLRRLFDEATTAGRLVAGVGVAVGGTVSGGVASALPLNWRDVDVRALVAGELRALDLHGLDVLVSGEVACAALAEYQAGAARDWWYLGGEEVIGLAPLNPAASLPGELGHVPVRRRGEPCACGGRGCLELYAGRAAMAAAAGVPDDGGSRLLGAEEPVAARARTGDPAALRAVERAAEALAGALVPVRALLAPDTIVLGGRLVAYGAEFRNRVVERLAPGVTLRPTKLGPDAALRGAAGSVIARVIADPLAWIEG, encoded by the coding sequence ATGGGTGCGCAGGCGATGCGGCGGCACAACGTCGCGCTGGTCATGGAGCTGGTCGCGCGGGACGCGCCGGTGTCGCGGGTCGAGCTGGCGCGGCGGACCGGGTTGACGAAGGCGACGGTGTCGAGCCTGGTGGCCGAGCTGACCGCGGCGGAGCTCGTGCGGGACCTGGGGCCGGAGCCGGGGCACGCGCCGGGACGACCGGCGGGGCGGCTGGTGCTCGACCCCTACGGGCCGGTCGCGCTGGGGCTGCAGTTCGCCGCCGGGCACATCGCGGGGGTGATCCTCGACCTGTCCGGCCGGCCGGTGGCCCGGCAGTTGCGGCGGTTCGACGTGGCCGGGGCCGCGCCCGGGGACGGGGTGCGGGCGGCGCGGCCGGTGCTGCGGCGGCTGTTCGACGAGGCGACCACGGCCGGCCGGCTGGTGGCGGGGGTGGGGGTTGCGGTCGGCGGCACGGTGTCCGGCGGGGTGGCGTCGGCGTTGCCGCTGAACTGGCGGGACGTCGACGTGCGGGCGCTGGTCGCGGGGGAACTGCGGGCACTGGACCTGCACGGGCTGGACGTGCTGGTCTCCGGGGAGGTGGCGTGCGCGGCGCTGGCGGAGTACCAGGCCGGGGCGGCGCGGGACTGGTGGTACCTGGGCGGCGAGGAGGTGATCGGGCTGGCGCCGCTCAACCCGGCGGCCTCGCTGCCCGGCGAGCTGGGGCACGTGCCGGTGCGGCGCCGGGGCGAGCCGTGCGCGTGCGGCGGACGGGGTTGCCTGGAGCTGTACGCGGGCCGCGCGGCGATGGCCGCGGCCGCCGGTGTGCCGGACGACGGCGGTTCGCGGCTGCTGGGCGCCGAGGAGCCGGTGGCCGCCCGGGCGCGCACCGGGGACCCGGCGGCGCTGCGGGCGGTGGAGCGGGCGGCCGAGGCGCTGGCCGGCGCCTTGGTGCCGGTGCGCGCACTGCTGGCGCCGGACACGATCGTGCTCGGCGGCCGGCTCGTCGCCTACGGTGCGGAGTTCCGGAACCGGGTGGTGGAGCGCCTGGCGCCGGGTGTCACGCTGCGGCCCACGAAGCTCGGCCCGGACGCGGCGCTGCGCGGCGCGGCGGGGAGCGTGATCGCGCGGGTGATCGCGGACCCGCTCGCCTGGATCGAGGGCTAG
- a CDS encoding ABC transporter ATP-binding protein has product MAEVSYRQASRLYPGNPPVRAVDSLDLDIADGEFLVLVGPSGSGKSTALRMLAGLEDVDEGAIFIDGKDVTATPPKDRDIAMVFQSYALYPHMTVAENMGFALKLKRVSKAKIAERVREAAALLDLTPYLDRKPKALSGGQRQRVAMGRAIVREPAVFLMDEPLSNLDAKLRVETRANIAALQKRLGTTTIYVTHDQVEAMTMGHRVAVLKDGKLQQCDTPRNLYERPRNAFVAGFIGSPAMNLKTVALTPEGAQLDGLTVPLPRATLAAARQAGVESVTLGLRPESLRLAGAGEPAAKLTVELVEELGADAYIHGGVKIGDRVERFVVRADGRRPPQLGETVQIAVGDGDEVHAFHPETGERLPTED; this is encoded by the coding sequence ATGGCTGAGGTCAGCTACCGGCAGGCGTCGCGGCTCTACCCCGGCAACCCGCCGGTCCGGGCCGTGGACAGCCTCGATCTCGACATCGCCGACGGCGAGTTCCTCGTGCTGGTGGGCCCGTCGGGCTCGGGCAAGTCGACCGCGCTGCGCATGCTGGCCGGCCTGGAGGACGTCGACGAGGGCGCGATCTTCATCGACGGCAAGGACGTCACCGCCACCCCGCCCAAGGACCGCGACATCGCGATGGTGTTCCAGTCCTACGCGCTCTACCCGCACATGACGGTCGCCGAGAACATGGGCTTCGCGCTCAAGCTCAAGCGCGTGTCGAAGGCCAAGATCGCCGAGCGCGTGCGCGAGGCCGCTGCCCTGCTCGACCTGACCCCGTACCTGGACCGCAAGCCGAAAGCGCTCTCCGGCGGTCAGCGTCAGCGGGTCGCGATGGGCCGCGCCATCGTGCGGGAGCCCGCCGTGTTCCTGATGGACGAGCCACTGTCCAACCTGGACGCGAAGCTGCGCGTGGAGACCCGCGCCAACATCGCCGCGCTGCAGAAGCGCCTGGGCACCACCACGATCTACGTCACCCACGACCAGGTCGAGGCCATGACGATGGGCCACCGGGTCGCGGTGCTCAAGGACGGCAAGCTCCAGCAGTGCGACACCCCGCGCAACCTCTACGAGCGTCCGCGCAACGCGTTCGTGGCCGGGTTCATCGGCTCGCCCGCGATGAACCTCAAGACCGTTGCCCTCACCCCGGAGGGCGCCCAGCTCGACGGGCTGACCGTGCCGCTCCCCCGCGCGACGCTCGCCGCCGCGCGGCAGGCCGGTGTCGAGTCGGTGACGCTGGGCCTGCGCCCGGAGTCGCTGCGCCTGGCCGGTGCGGGTGAGCCGGCGGCGAAGCTGACCGTCGAGCTGGTCGAGGAGCTGGGCGCCGACGCCTACATCCACGGCGGCGTGAAGATCGGCGACCGCGTCGAGCGGTTCGTGGTCCGCGCCGACGGCCGCCGCCCGCCGCAGCTGGGCGAGACGGTCCAGATCGCGGTCGGCGACGGCGACGAGGTGCACGCCTTCCACCCGGAGACGGGCGAGCGGCTGCCCACGGAGGACTGA
- the xylA gene encoding xylose isomerase, with amino-acid sequence MVRQPTPEDRFSFGLWTVGWTGTDPFGGPSRPALDPWEYSDKLAELGAWGITFHDNDVFPFDADLATKKRLTGRLKDAADKAGLVIEMVTTNTFSHPVFKDGGLTSNDRGVRRFGLRKVLQAVDIAAEMGASTFVMWGGREGAEYDGSKDVYAAFERYKEGLDTVAGYIKSQGYGLKIGLEPKPNEPRGDIFLPTVGHALALIAQLEHGDIVGLNPETGHEQMANLNYTHALGQALWSGKLFHIDLNGQRGLKYDQDLVFGHGDLISAFFTVDLLENGFPGYPDAPRYTGPRHFDYKPSRTEYMDGIWDSARACMATYLMLAEKAKAFRADPRVREAWDRAGVLELAEPTLGAGESVADFLAADNGFDPEKAAQRDYGFVQLQQLALEHLIG; translated from the coding sequence ATGGTGCGCCAACCGACCCCTGAGGACAGGTTCTCGTTCGGCCTGTGGACCGTGGGCTGGACCGGCACGGACCCCTTCGGCGGGCCGAGCCGTCCGGCGCTGGACCCGTGGGAGTACTCCGACAAGCTCGCCGAGCTGGGCGCGTGGGGCATCACCTTCCACGACAACGACGTCTTCCCCTTCGACGCCGACCTGGCCACCAAGAAGCGGCTGACCGGCCGGCTCAAGGACGCCGCCGACAAGGCCGGCCTGGTGATCGAGATGGTCACCACCAACACCTTCAGCCACCCGGTGTTCAAGGACGGCGGCCTGACCTCCAACGACCGCGGCGTGCGCCGGTTCGGGCTGCGCAAGGTGCTGCAGGCCGTGGACATCGCCGCCGAAATGGGCGCGAGCACGTTCGTGATGTGGGGCGGCCGCGAAGGTGCCGAGTACGACGGATCGAAGGACGTCTACGCCGCCTTCGAGCGCTACAAGGAGGGCCTGGACACCGTCGCCGGCTACATCAAGTCGCAGGGCTACGGCCTCAAGATCGGCCTGGAGCCCAAGCCGAACGAGCCGCGCGGCGACATCTTCCTGCCCACGGTCGGCCACGCGCTGGCGCTGATCGCGCAGCTGGAGCACGGCGACATCGTCGGCCTCAACCCCGAGACCGGCCACGAGCAGATGGCCAACCTCAACTACACGCACGCGCTCGGGCAGGCGCTGTGGAGCGGCAAGCTGTTCCACATCGACCTCAACGGCCAGCGCGGTCTCAAGTACGACCAGGACCTGGTGTTCGGGCACGGCGACCTGATCTCCGCGTTCTTCACCGTCGACCTGCTGGAGAACGGCTTCCCCGGCTACCCGGACGCGCCGCGCTACACCGGCCCGCGGCACTTCGACTACAAGCCCTCGCGCACCGAGTACATGGACGGGATCTGGGACTCCGCGCGGGCGTGCATGGCGACGTACCTGATGCTCGCGGAGAAGGCGAAGGCGTTCCGGGCCGACCCCCGGGTGCGGGAGGCGTGGGACCGCGCCGGCGTCCTCGAGCTGGCCGAGCCGACGCTGGGCGCGGGCGAGTCGGTCGCGGACTTCCTCGCCGCCGACAACGGTTTCGACCCGGAGAAGGCCGCGCAGCGCGACTACGGGTTCGTCCAGCTGCAGCAGCTCGCGCTCGAGCACCTCATCGGCTGA